The following are encoded together in the Desulfocurvibacter africanus subsp. africanus DSM 2603 genome:
- a CDS encoding amino acid ABC transporter permease: MPDSIEAIIQALPYLLEGSLTTAGIVIGAMILGLSFGVPLAVAQAYGGSVTRRLANIYVWFFRGVPVLVLLFLFYFGLFNLIGLNLSAFTSAIIVLGLTSAAYQSQIFRGAIQSLPHGQLKAAKALGMNEFTAITSIILPQALRLSIPGWSNEYSIILKDSAVAFVLGTAEIMARTHFVASRTYEHLPLYMTAAVLYFILTWFGVRALLHLERKVRIPGYAVHQG; this comes from the coding sequence ATGCCCGACAGCATAGAAGCCATCATCCAGGCACTGCCCTACCTGCTCGAAGGTTCCCTGACCACGGCCGGCATCGTTATCGGCGCCATGATCCTGGGCCTCTCCTTCGGCGTGCCATTGGCAGTTGCCCAGGCCTACGGCGGCTCCGTGACGCGTCGCCTCGCCAACATCTATGTCTGGTTCTTTCGCGGCGTGCCTGTCCTCGTGCTGCTGTTCCTGTTCTATTTCGGCCTGTTCAATCTCATTGGCCTCAATCTGAGCGCCTTCACCTCGGCCATCATCGTCCTGGGACTTACCAGCGCGGCCTATCAGTCACAAATTTTTCGCGGCGCCATCCAATCCCTGCCCCACGGCCAACTAAAGGCGGCCAAGGCCCTGGGCATGAATGAGTTCACGGCCATCACCAGCATCATCCTGCCCCAGGCCCTGCGCCTGTCCATCCCCGGCTGGTCCAACGAATACTCCATTATTCTGAAGGACTCAGCCGTGGCTTTCGTGCTGGGAACGGCCGAGATCATGGCCCGTACGCATTTCGTGGCCTCGCGTACCTACGAGCACTTGCCGCTGTATATGACCGCCGCGGTGCTCTACTTCATTCTGACCTGGTTCGGCGTGCGTGCCCTGCTCCACCTGGAGCGCAAGGTGCGCATACCGGGCTATGCCGTGCATCAAGGATAG
- a CDS encoding amino acid ABC transporter permease codes for MEFAPFLTEQIIPAFNRGLGNSMLLIVPSAIMGVVLGILAGTARAFGGPVLSRLAAWYAALFRGTPLVAQLFIWYFGLPNLGIYLSAYWASVIGFGMCSGAYHSEYIRGGLLSIRRGQLLAAQSLGFSTASTLRSIIIPQAFRRALPGCGNEIIYLIKYSSLAYIITFIELTGEAKILATRYFEFTEVFLVVGAYYLALVSLATWGLRVLERRLHIPGFGRT; via the coding sequence ATGGAGTTCGCGCCGTTCCTGACCGAGCAGATCATACCAGCCTTCAATCGCGGGCTGGGCAACAGCATGCTGCTCATCGTGCCGTCCGCCATCATGGGAGTGGTCCTGGGCATACTCGCGGGCACTGCGCGAGCCTTCGGCGGACCGGTACTCAGCCGGCTGGCCGCCTGGTACGCGGCCCTGTTTCGCGGCACGCCGCTGGTGGCCCAGCTGTTCATCTGGTATTTCGGCCTGCCCAATCTGGGCATCTACCTCTCGGCCTACTGGGCCTCGGTAATCGGCTTCGGCATGTGCAGCGGGGCCTACCACTCGGAGTACATCCGAGGCGGGCTGCTCTCCATACGCCGGGGCCAACTCCTGGCCGCGCAGTCCCTGGGCTTCTCCACCGCATCCACCCTGCGCTCGATCATCATCCCCCAGGCCTTCCGCCGCGCCTTGCCCGGCTGCGGCAACGAGATCATCTACCTGATCAAGTACTCGTCCCTGGCTTATATCATCACCTTCATCGAACTGACCGGCGAAGCCAAGATCCTGGCCACGCGCTACTTCGAATTCACCGAGGTATTCCTCGTGGTGGGCGCCTACTACCTGGCCCTGGTCAGCCTGGCCACCTGGGGCCTGCGCGTTCTGGAGCGCCGCCTGCATATCCCGGGCTTCGGCCGCACCTAA
- a CDS encoding ABC transporter substrate-binding protein, translating to MRKLLTLACSLAALLLVACGEAPQEKKAEEAAPAAPAQAEAKSYINGIDANFPPFAFVDESGKPSGFDVESVNWIAEKMGFKVTHQPIDWDGIIPALLSNKIDFIASGMSITEERAKKVNFSMPYWIIKQVFVTKADAALSLDDMLKGKKTLGVQRGTSEAEWLKEKAAAEGWNFELRYYDSAPLAVEDVVNGRIDAAAMDDAPAKDATAKKPVKILGTFGMKEEEFGYATRKEDAELLTKLNEGLKLLMADPYWEELQVKYGLK from the coding sequence ATGAGAAAACTGCTCACGCTCGCCTGCTCGCTTGCTGCCCTGCTTCTGGTCGCCTGTGGCGAGGCACCTCAGGAAAAGAAGGCCGAGGAGGCTGCTCCGGCCGCCCCTGCACAGGCCGAAGCCAAGTCCTACATCAACGGCATCGACGCCAACTTCCCGCCCTTCGCCTTCGTGGATGAGAGCGGCAAGCCCAGCGGCTTCGACGTTGAGTCCGTCAACTGGATCGCCGAAAAGATGGGCTTCAAGGTCACCCACCAGCCCATCGACTGGGACGGCATCATCCCGGCCCTGCTTTCCAACAAGATCGACTTTATCGCTTCGGGCATGTCCATCACCGAGGAGCGCGCCAAGAAGGTCAATTTCTCCATGCCCTACTGGATCATCAAGCAGGTCTTCGTGACCAAGGCCGACGCGGCTCTGAGCCTGGATGACATGCTCAAGGGCAAGAAGACCCTGGGCGTGCAGCGCGGCACCTCCGAGGCCGAGTGGCTCAAGGAGAAGGCCGCTGCCGAGGGCTGGAACTTCGAGCTGCGTTACTACGATTCCGCGCCCCTGGCCGTGGAGGACGTGGTCAACGGCCGCATCGACGCCGCCGCCATGGATGACGCTCCGGCCAAGGACGCCACGGCTAAGAAGCCGGTGAAGATCCTGGGCACCTTCGGCATGAAGGAGGAGGAGTTCGGCTACGCTACCCGCAAGGAAGACGCCGAGCTGCTCACCAAGCTCAACGAGGGCCTCAAGCTGCTCATGGCCGATCCCTACTGGGAAGAGCTGCAAGTCAAGTACGGCCTGAAGTAG
- a CDS encoding FAD-binding oxidoreductase translates to MNYSPITETVRTRICAELGSECALHAPEALAPYGRDASELCHTPELVILPKTTEQVSRLLRLANELRFPVTPRGAGTGLSGGCLTPFGGVVLSLERMDRILAIDADNLVAEVEPGVITQTLRDAAKAKGLFYPPDPAGMDKSTIGGNAATNAGGPACLKYGVTRDYVLGLEAVLPTGEVIRAGTRTRKGVVGYDLARLIVGSEGTLGIITGLTLKLIPHPKAVAGMAAVFPSMATAMRAVSEIMRRGFLPSALEFMDHKCIGLVRDLLPFPAPEGQAAMLVIESDGAAGQVGGDIEAMAAVCSELGATGILRARDQAEAGRVWAARRAVSLRIHDSAPLYMSEDIVVPLGNIAELAAELPGFEERFGLKVYAFGHAGDGNMHLNVTAPDKSHKPRAMEGARAILARVLELGGTISGEHGIGEAKMPFVPMELSPASMRLQKGIKRLFDPNLILNPGKIFEDL, encoded by the coding sequence ATGAACTATTCGCCCATAACCGAGACAGTCCGCACCCGAATCTGCGCCGAGCTTGGCAGCGAATGCGCCCTGCACGCTCCCGAGGCCCTGGCGCCTTATGGCCGCGACGCATCCGAGCTGTGCCACACGCCGGAACTGGTCATCCTGCCCAAGACAACGGAACAGGTCAGCCGACTCCTGCGGCTCGCCAACGAACTGCGCTTCCCGGTCACGCCGCGCGGCGCAGGCACCGGCCTGTCCGGCGGTTGTCTGACTCCGTTTGGCGGCGTGGTGCTGTCCCTGGAGCGCATGGATCGCATTCTGGCCATTGATGCGGACAACCTCGTGGCCGAGGTGGAGCCCGGCGTCATTACCCAGACCCTGCGTGATGCGGCCAAAGCCAAGGGCCTGTTCTACCCGCCCGACCCGGCCGGCATGGACAAATCCACCATCGGCGGCAACGCGGCCACCAACGCCGGCGGTCCGGCCTGCCTCAAGTACGGTGTCACGCGCGACTACGTGCTGGGCCTGGAGGCCGTATTGCCCACGGGCGAAGTCATCCGCGCCGGCACGCGCACGCGCAAGGGCGTGGTGGGCTACGATCTGGCCCGGCTCATCGTGGGTTCCGAAGGAACCTTGGGTATCATCACCGGCCTGACCCTCAAGCTCATCCCGCACCCCAAGGCAGTTGCCGGCATGGCCGCAGTGTTCCCGTCCATGGCCACGGCCATGCGCGCCGTAAGCGAGATCATGCGCCGCGGCTTTCTGCCCTCGGCCCTGGAATTCATGGATCATAAATGCATCGGCCTGGTGCGCGACCTGCTGCCCTTTCCCGCGCCCGAAGGCCAAGCCGCCATGCTGGTCATCGAATCCGACGGCGCTGCCGGGCAGGTCGGGGGCGACATCGAGGCCATGGCCGCCGTATGCTCGGAGCTGGGCGCGACGGGCATCCTGCGCGCCAGGGACCAGGCCGAGGCCGGCCGCGTCTGGGCCGCACGAAGGGCCGTGTCCCTGCGCATTCACGATTCCGCGCCGTTGTACATGTCCGAGGATATCGTCGTGCCCCTCGGCAATATCGCCGAGCTTGCCGCCGAATTGCCCGGCTTCGAAGAGCGCTTCGGCCTGAAGGTCTACGCCTTTGGCCATGCCGGCGACGGCAACATGCACCTGAACGTCACGGCGCCGGACAAAAGCCACAAGCCTCGCGCCATGGAAGGGGCGCGCGCCATCCTGGCCCGCGTGCTGGAGTTGGGCGGCACCATTTCTGGCGAGCACGGCATCGGCGAAGCCAAGATGCCCTTCGTGCCCATGGAGCTCAGCCCGGCCTCCATGCGCCTTCAAAAAGGCATCAAGCGGCTTTTCGACCCGAACCTCATCCTCAATCCCGGCAAAATCTTCGAGGACCTATGA
- a CDS encoding pyridoxal phosphate-dependent aminotransferase, whose translation MSKHMAGQAPKTRGSRRVNLVEVSATKLMPIIAARVGGCVSLGQGVPSFATPPHIVEAVTRTLREDPASGKYSLQPGMPALRKAIASVLDREKGLRYSPESEIAVTVGAMEALLCAILAFVDRGDEVILPAPCYASHIEQVQLAEGVPVFAPLRRADWSLDAEAVRRAITPRTKAIVLCSPGNPTGTVFDEADMAAVCELAITHDLLVISDETYDYVTYGRPMPTSPATYPGMRERTVVINSFSKKYALTGWRVGYMAAAEPLMADLLKIHDASAICAPTPAQHAALAALSGPQDVVDDMRQALERRRDLCCRRLDELSDYFDYVAPGGAFYIMARYKFTDAPSMEVATRLIEEARVITIPGGSFGPGGEGHLRLSFGGEESEIEEAFARIGRWVKAKT comes from the coding sequence ATGAGCAAACACATGGCAGGACAGGCGCCCAAGACTCGCGGAAGCCGGCGTGTGAACCTGGTGGAGGTCTCGGCCACCAAGCTCATGCCCATCATAGCCGCCCGCGTGGGCGGCTGCGTGTCCCTGGGCCAGGGTGTGCCCTCCTTCGCCACGCCGCCGCATATCGTCGAGGCAGTGACCCGCACCCTGCGTGAGGACCCGGCCAGCGGCAAGTACTCCCTGCAGCCTGGCATGCCGGCCCTGCGCAAAGCCATCGCCAGCGTCTTGGACCGCGAAAAGGGGTTGCGCTACTCCCCCGAATCCGAAATCGCCGTGACTGTCGGGGCCATGGAAGCCCTGCTCTGCGCCATCTTGGCCTTCGTCGATCGCGGCGACGAAGTCATTCTGCCCGCGCCCTGCTACGCTTCGCACATCGAGCAAGTGCAACTGGCCGAGGGCGTGCCGGTATTCGCCCCTCTGCGTCGGGCCGACTGGAGCCTGGACGCCGAGGCCGTGCGACGGGCCATAACCCCGCGCACCAAGGCCATCGTGCTCTGCTCGCCGGGAAATCCCACGGGTACGGTCTTCGACGAGGCGGACATGGCCGCTGTCTGCGAGCTGGCCATTACCCACGACCTGCTCGTGATCTCGGACGAGACCTACGACTACGTGACCTACGGCCGCCCCATGCCCACGAGCCCGGCCACGTATCCGGGCATGCGCGAGCGCACTGTGGTCATCAACTCCTTCTCCAAGAAGTACGCCCTGACGGGCTGGCGCGTGGGCTACATGGCCGCTGCCGAGCCGCTCATGGCCGACCTGCTCAAGATACACGACGCTTCGGCCATCTGCGCGCCCACACCCGCGCAACACGCGGCGCTGGCTGCGCTATCCGGCCCGCAGGATGTCGTGGACGATATGCGCCAGGCCCTCGAACGCCGCCGCGACCTGTGCTGCCGCCGCCTGGATGAGTTGAGCGATTATTTCGACTACGTCGCTCCCGGTGGAGCCTTCTACATCATGGCCCGCTACAAATTCACCGACGCGCCGTCCATGGAAGTCGCCACCCGGCTCATCGAGGAGGCGCGCGTCATCACCATTCCCGGCGGCTCCTTCGGGCCAGGCGGTGAAGGTCACTTGCGGTTGTCTTTCGGTGGAGAAGAGAGCGAAATCGAGGAAGCCTTCGCGCGCATAGGGCGTTGGGTGAAAGCAAAAACATAA
- a CDS encoding 3D domain-containing protein: EARFQSLVLAQDTGGAIKGTRFDLFCGSGEQAEFLAGHLQNEARMYVLVSKAALRSWEYRAAVSR, encoded by the coding sequence CGAGGCGCGCTTCCAGTCTCTGGTGCTGGCGCAGGATACTGGTGGAGCCATCAAGGGCACACGTTTCGACCTGTTTTGCGGCTCGGGCGAACAGGCTGAATTCCTGGCAGGCCATCTTCAGAACGAAGCCCGCATGTACGTGCTCGTGAGCAAGGCCGCCCTGCGCTCCTGGGAATACCGCGCAGCCGTGTCCCGTTAG
- a CDS encoding amino acid ABC transporter ATP-binding protein, which translates to MPDTTQPVLRIEGISKSLGGKQILDSVSLTLHKGELKVLIGPSGGGKSTLLQCINLLIQPDQGRIWLDSEEVHVSRKRDLYSFRQQVGMIFQDFNLFDHLRAADNVAIALRKVRGWSRRQATERAMAELERVGLADKAELYPAELSGGQKQRVSIARALAMDPKVLLLDEPTSALDPELVGEVLEVIRNLAAGGMTMLMATHQMSFARALAKEILFMEGGRLIEQGSPAMLLAPGAGTRTQSFCTRLWDVSEREHPAAPAGATGPAGTC; encoded by the coding sequence ATGCCAGACACGACCCAACCAGTGCTGCGCATCGAGGGAATCAGCAAAAGCCTTGGCGGCAAGCAGATCCTCGACTCCGTCTCCCTGACGCTTCACAAGGGCGAACTCAAGGTGCTCATCGGGCCCTCGGGTGGAGGCAAAAGCACGCTTCTGCAATGCATCAACCTGCTCATTCAGCCTGATCAGGGCCGTATCTGGCTCGACAGCGAGGAAGTGCACGTCTCGCGCAAGCGCGACCTGTACTCCTTCCGCCAGCAGGTGGGCATGATCTTCCAGGATTTCAACCTGTTTGATCACCTGCGCGCGGCCGACAACGTGGCCATTGCCCTGCGCAAGGTGCGCGGCTGGAGCCGCCGCCAGGCCACGGAACGGGCCATGGCCGAACTGGAGCGCGTGGGTCTGGCCGACAAGGCCGAGCTGTATCCCGCAGAACTTTCGGGCGGCCAGAAGCAACGTGTGTCCATCGCCCGCGCCTTGGCCATGGACCCCAAGGTGCTTTTGCTGGATGAGCCGACTTCGGCTCTTGACCCCGAGTTGGTGGGCGAAGTGCTGGAAGTCATCCGCAACTTGGCCGCCGGGGGCATGACCATGCTCATGGCCACACACCAGATGAGCTTCGCCCGCGCCCTGGCCAAGGAAATCCTGTTCATGGAAGGCGGGCGCCTCATCGAGCAGGGCTCGCCGGCAATGCTGCTCGCCCCAGGCGCGGGCACGCGCACGCAATCCTTCTGCACCCGGCTGTGGGACGTCAGCGAGCGCGAGCATCCCGCCGCACCCGCGGGAGCGACCGGACCGGCGGGGACCTGTTAG
- a CDS encoding acyloxyacyl hydrolase, whose translation MHQLDMAIRQPSEITRWSLASAECCRRIILVAFISLWAVTATASMAQGQDAAHVPTRYGAALAAGNDYTPNSDIGLALIYGFAQFDYDAVWPHRAPDPLRFKVEASAGLTTWPYRRAVASAGIMAQYYLDSLASDSLRPYAEAGIHAIYTDFRVEGQGLRFNFNPQAGIGTDILRDNGPDLFIGLRAHHISNAGLDDDNTGINSLLLMFGTYF comes from the coding sequence ATGCACCAGCTGGACATGGCCATCCGGCAGCCCTCTGAAATCACGCGGTGGAGCCTGGCCTCCGCCGAGTGTTGCCGCCGCATTATCCTGGTTGCGTTTATCTCCCTATGGGCCGTGACGGCTACCGCGTCCATGGCCCAAGGTCAGGATGCCGCCCACGTGCCCACGCGCTATGGCGCGGCCCTGGCCGCAGGCAATGACTATACGCCCAATTCGGACATCGGCCTGGCGCTCATCTACGGCTTCGCGCAGTTCGACTACGACGCGGTCTGGCCGCACCGTGCGCCCGACCCGCTGCGTTTCAAGGTCGAAGCCTCGGCCGGACTGACGACCTGGCCTTACCGCCGCGCCGTGGCTTCGGCCGGCATCATGGCCCAATATTATCTGGATTCTCTGGCCAGCGACAGCCTGCGCCCATATGCCGAGGCCGGCATACACGCCATCTACACGGACTTTCGCGTGGAAGGACAGGGGTTGCGCTTCAATTTCAATCCCCAGGCAGGCATCGGCACGGACATCCTGCGCGACAACGGACCTGACCTGTTCATCGGCCTGCGGGCCCATCATATCTCCAATGCCGGCTTGGACGATGACAACACGGGCATCAATTCGTTGTTGCTCATGTTCGGGACCTATTTCTGA